In Aegilops tauschii subsp. strangulata cultivar AL8/78 chromosome 3, Aet v6.0, whole genome shotgun sequence, one genomic interval encodes:
- the LOC109763157 gene encoding polyubiquitin 11-like codes for MHIYVKNPTGRTIRLRLHKSDTLYSVKAKIQEQYRLVFDGTQLEDSCTLADYEIEHGSTIDLQEKMQIFVTEMPAARTMALEVDSHDTIDSVKAKIEYMEGFPKGQQCLIFANKRLEDDNLTLADYNVWKDSTLLVLQPFSPREGMGMMRIFVNKKGKTLTLDGVASSDTVDSIKVKIYKKDGTSPIQQNLLFDRERLWGDRTMADYGITGEDTVEDIAIGVTRPRWAGLRWSSSSFRSPRTGYGWRFSSRSKAQR; via the coding sequence ATGCACATCTATGTCAAGAATCCGACCGGCAGGACGATCCGCCTCAGGCTCCATAAATCAGACACCTTGTATAGCGTCAAGGCGAAGATACAAGAGCAATACCGCCTCGTCTTTGACGGGACCCAACTAGAGGACAGCTGCACGCTAGCCGACTATGAAATCGAGCATGGATCCACGATCGACCTCCAAGAGAAGATGCAGATATTCGTGACAGAGATGCCGGCTGCTAGGACCATGGCCCTTGAGGTCGACAGCCACGACACCATCGACAGCGTCAAGGCCAAGATCGAGTACATGGAAGGCTTCCCCAAGGGCCAGCAGTGCCTCATCTTCGCCAACAAACGGCTGGAGGACGACAACCTCACCTTGGCTGACTACAACGTCTGGAAGGACTCGACCCTCCTTGTCCTCCAGCCATTTAGTCCGCGAGAAGGTATGGGTATGATGCGCATCTTCGTGAATAAAAAGGGCAAGACCCTGACCCTTGATGGGGTTGCAAGCTCGGACACTGTCGATAGTATCAAGGTGAAGATCTACAAGAAGGATGGCACTAGCCCAATACAACAGAACCTCTTGTTCGACCGCGAGAGGCTGTGGGGCGACCGCACCATGGCGGACTACGGCATAACCGGGGAGGatactgttgaggatatagctatcggtgtaacccgcccaagatgggccgggttacgttggAGCAGCTCTTCGTTCAGAAGCCCAAGAACAGGTTACGGATGGCGGTTTAGTAGTAGGTCTAAGGCCCAGAggtga